The following are from one region of the Bacteroidota bacterium genome:
- a CDS encoding acyltransferase: MPRIIKSGLIQMSLPKTEGEGTVQEIVDAMLNKHLPYIEEAGKKGVQILCLQEIFNTPYFCKGQDKMWYASAETVPGPTTEVMQQYSKKYNMVIVVPVYEREQAGVLYNTAAVIDADGTYLGKYRKNHIPHTSGFWENFFFKPGNLGYPVFQTRYAKVGVYICYDRHFPEGARILGLNGAEIVYNPSATVAGLSQYLWKIEQPAHAVANGYYMGCINRVGEEKPWNLGKFYGTSYFVDPRGQIFAQASEDKDELLIADFDLDLIEEVRATWQFFRDRRPETYTPMTDL; encoded by the coding sequence ATGCCACGCATTATAAAATCAGGATTAATACAAATGTCGCTTCCCAAAACTGAGGGCGAAGGAACAGTTCAGGAAATTGTTGATGCTATGTTGAACAAACATCTGCCGTATATTGAAGAAGCAGGTAAAAAGGGAGTGCAGATACTGTGTCTTCAGGAAATTTTTAATACTCCTTACTTCTGCAAGGGCCAGGATAAAATGTGGTATGCAAGTGCCGAAACAGTACCCGGCCCAACTACCGAAGTAATGCAGCAGTATTCAAAAAAGTATAACATGGTTATAGTTGTTCCTGTATATGAGCGCGAACAAGCAGGCGTATTATATAACACTGCAGCTGTGATAGATGCCGATGGAACCTATCTGGGTAAGTATCGCAAAAATCATATTCCACATACTTCCGGATTTTGGGAAAATTTTTTCTTCAAGCCAGGAAACCTCGGCTACCCTGTGTTTCAAACCAGGTATGCCAAAGTTGGTGTGTATATATGTTACGATCGTCACTTTCCCGAAGGTGCGCGCATACTTGGATTGAATGGTGCAGAAATCGTTTATAATCCTTCGGCTACTGTTGCCGGCTTATCGCAGTACTTATGGAAAATAGAACAACCTGCACATGCTGTTGCTAATGGTTATTACATGGGATGCATTAATCGAGTTGGCGAAGAAAAACCATGGAATCTTGGAAAGTTTTATGGTACCAGTTATTTTGTTGACCCACGTGGGCAAATATTTGCTCAGGCATCCGAAGATAAAGATGAATTGCTGATAGCAGATTTCGATCTTGATCTGATAGAAGAAGTTCGTGCTACCTGGCAATTCTTTCGCGACCGCAGACCCGAAACCTATACACCCATGACCGATTTGTAG
- a CDS encoding bifunctional 3-deoxy-7-phosphoheptulonate synthase/chorismate mutase type II: MTLSPLELFFNPESNQAAITPRPFIIAGPCGAESELQVHATVDAISHLPIHMVRAGIWKPRTRPDSFEGRGTEALRWLKEATTKYNLPCTVEVATAAHVEAAVIAGIDVLWIGARTTVSPFMMQDIADALKGIDIPVMVKNPVNPDLALWLGAIERLQKLGVQKIAAIHRGFSSYENNIYRNKPNWEIPIEFRRQMKNIPMICDPSHISGSSSKVGNVAQTALDINYDGLMIETHIDPPKALSDAAQQLTPRELELLLAKLKYRAPQITDVFELAELNHLRTLIDTLDTDLIEILAKRMSISREIGELKKKNDIAIFQPERWDQIVKTRTKHGVEKELNREFLLKLVNILHEESINNQARMMNSLDQFQKKT, encoded by the coding sequence ATGACGTTGTCACCACTCGAATTATTTTTTAATCCAGAATCAAATCAAGCGGCCATAACACCGCGGCCATTTATTATTGCCGGGCCTTGTGGTGCCGAAAGTGAACTGCAGGTGCATGCTACTGTTGATGCCATAAGTCATTTACCTATTCACATGGTACGTGCAGGCATATGGAAACCACGCACACGCCCCGATAGTTTTGAAGGCAGAGGCACAGAAGCATTAAGATGGCTTAAAGAAGCTACCACAAAATACAACCTGCCTTGCACAGTTGAGGTAGCCACCGCTGCACATGTTGAAGCCGCTGTTATTGCAGGCATTGATGTGCTTTGGATTGGGGCACGCACCACGGTAAGCCCTTTCATGATGCAGGATATAGCCGATGCACTTAAAGGAATTGATATTCCGGTAATGGTAAAAAATCCGGTTAATCCGGACCTTGCCCTTTGGTTAGGTGCTATTGAGCGTTTACAAAAATTGGGAGTGCAAAAAATTGCTGCCATACATCGTGGTTTTTCAAGCTATGAAAATAATATATATCGTAATAAGCCCAACTGGGAAATTCCAATAGAATTTCGCAGACAAATGAAAAACATTCCAATGATTTGCGACCCCTCGCATATAAGCGGGTCATCATCTAAGGTGGGCAATGTGGCGCAAACAGCGCTCGACATCAACTATGATGGACTGATGATAGAAACGCATATTGATCCACCAAAAGCATTGAGTGATGCAGCACAACAACTTACACCTCGTGAGTTGGAACTATTGCTAGCGAAATTAAAATATCGCGCACCCCAGATTACCGATGTGTTTGAGCTGGCAGAATTGAATCACCTGCGCACGCTGATTGATACCCTTGATACTGATTTAATTGAAATACTTGCAAAGCGAATGTCTATATCGCGTGAGATTGGCGAATTAAAAAAGAAAAATGACATTGCCATTTTTCAACCCGAACGTTGGGATCAAATAGTAAAAACCAGAACAAAACATGGTGTAGAAAAAGAACTCAACCGCGAGTTTCTTTTGAAACTCGTCAACATACTGCACGAAGAATCCATTAATAATCAGGCACGCATGATGAATAGTCTTGATCAATTTCAAAAAAAGACATGA
- the aroB gene encoding 3-dehydroquinate synthase, with product MPSCAIRTQKNTAFPVLQKHLKKVKISCIITIKPGERFKNTTTLLQIIDKLNEHFFSRNDILLNLGGGIITDTGGFAASIFKRGINYYHIPTTLLAMIDAAHGSKTGVNRDGIKNNIGTFYKPSGVVIENAWLTTLPKRQLNNGFAEALKHALIADRYLWQIIKGITASEFAADKRLVARCIEIKNDIIEQDMHELNLRRILNFGHTIGHALESYFLTQAKPLLHGEAVLAGMLAESYILHKSGVLPSNDFDEIKHVFAPLCPRLTIKQSQLEAVMKWMHHDKKNQTSKIGIIPLHAIGQANSDLIFPKKELLKKSLDFLVKLPGKK from the coding sequence TTGCCATCCTGTGCGATTCGAACACAAAAAAATACTGCCTTCCCTGTTTTACAAAAGCATTTAAAAAAGGTAAAGATATCCTGCATCATTACTATCAAACCTGGTGAACGATTTAAAAACACAACCACGCTACTTCAAATAATAGACAAACTGAATGAGCACTTTTTTTCGCGCAATGATATTCTGCTAAACCTTGGTGGTGGTATAATTACCGATACAGGCGGATTTGCTGCCTCTATCTTTAAACGTGGAATTAACTATTACCATATACCTACCACCTTACTTGCGATGATAGATGCTGCACATGGCAGCAAGACCGGAGTTAATCGCGATGGTATTAAAAATAATATAGGCACCTTTTACAAGCCAAGTGGTGTAGTTATTGAAAATGCCTGGTTGACGACTCTCCCGAAACGACAACTTAATAATGGATTTGCCGAAGCACTTAAGCATGCATTGATAGCCGACCGGTATTTATGGCAAATCATAAAAGGCATTACTGCAAGTGAGTTTGCTGCTGACAAAAGGCTTGTTGCAAGATGCATTGAAATTAAAAATGATATTATTGAGCAAGATATGCATGAACTAAACTTGCGCAGGATCCTCAATTTTGGCCATACGATAGGACATGCTCTGGAGAGTTATTTTCTTACTCAAGCCAAGCCCCTACTGCATGGTGAAGCGGTACTTGCCGGTATGCTTGCCGAAAGTTATATCCTCCACAAATCAGGCGTTTTGCCTTCCAACGATTTTGATGAAATAAAACATGTGTTTGCACCGCTTTGTCCACGGTTAACTATAAAACAAAGTCAATTAGAAGCAGTGATGAAGTGGATGCATCACGATAAGAAAAACCAAACTTCAAAAATTGGAATAATCCCATTGCATGCAATCGGACAAGCTAATTCAGATTTAATTTTTCCGAAAAAAGAATTACTAAAAAAATCGTTAGATTTTTTAGTAAAGTTGCCTGGCAAAAAATAA
- a CDS encoding RNA-binding protein produces the protein MKLFVKNIESSINEAMLEGLFAPFGDIESTKIVYDRITWESKGYGFVEFEKKEDGEKAIEALNGREVRGKALSVAEAEERRK, from the coding sequence ATGAAATTATTCGTAAAAAATATTGAATCAAGCATAAACGAAGCCATGCTTGAGGGATTATTCGCTCCATTTGGCGATATTGAAAGCACCAAAATAGTTTATGACCGAATAACCTGGGAGTCGAAAGGTTACGGTTTTGTGGAGTTCGAAAAAAAGGAAGATGGTGAAAAAGCCATTGAAGCTTTAAACGGTCGTGAGGTTCGCGGCAAAGCACTTTCGGTAGCTGAAGCCGAAGAGCGCAGAAAGTAA
- a CDS encoding dodecin domain-containing protein: MGVIKVIEVLANSKVSWEEATQNAVAHAYKTVQKIKSVNVSKLSATVDSKGKISEYRINVKISFELE; encoded by the coding sequence ATGGGAGTGATTAAAGTGATAGAGGTTTTGGCTAATAGTAAGGTGAGTTGGGAAGAAGCAACACAAAATGCAGTAGCGCATGCTTACAAAACGGTGCAGAAAATAAAAAGTGTGAATGTTTCTAAACTGAGTGCCACGGTTGATAGCAAGGGCAAGATTTCGGAGTACCGGATTAATGTAAAAATAAGTTTCGAATTGGAATAA
- a CDS encoding NCS1 family nucleobase:cation symporter-1, translated as MDNTIKQSNLYSEDIAPIEKEKRTWGTWNYAALWISMSLCIPTYMLASSLIAGGMNWWQAILTIFLGNSIVLVPMVLNGHAGAKYGIPFPVLARASFGTIGANIPAMLRAIVACGWFGIQTWIGGYALYLLLKAWWPSVDAWPQFFPPSFNLQTAPAIAFLLFWLLNMYVVYLGVESIRKLLVFKAIFLPFAALALLFWAIAAADGLGPILMQPSKFETNAQFWKFFFPALTGMVGFWATLSLNIPDFTRYAISQKAQVRGQAIGLPPSMTLFAFVGVVVSSATVIVYDEMIWDPLVLAGKFDSKLLVSLAMIAVAISTLATNIAANIVSPANDFANLAPHRISFRMGGYITGIVGIFIFPWKLVADPNGYIFTWLIAYSSLLGPVGGIMIADYLFIRKKELFVTELYSLDGRYTYHNGVNTHAIVALLAGIIPNIFGFLVTIGAVEETTFPKWISELYHYAWFVGFAVSLITYLLLMKRNANASK; from the coding sequence ACATGCTTGCCAGCTCTTTAATTGCAGGAGGAATGAATTGGTGGCAGGCCATCTTAACTATCTTTCTTGGCAATTCGATTGTTTTAGTTCCTATGGTTTTAAATGGTCACGCAGGTGCTAAGTATGGAATTCCATTTCCCGTATTAGCCCGCGCAAGTTTTGGCACCATAGGCGCCAATATTCCTGCTATGTTACGTGCAATTGTTGCATGTGGTTGGTTTGGTATTCAAACCTGGATTGGAGGTTATGCACTCTACCTGTTGCTTAAAGCTTGGTGGCCTTCAGTAGATGCCTGGCCACAGTTTTTTCCTCCCTCGTTTAATTTGCAAACGGCTCCTGCTATTGCCTTTCTGCTGTTTTGGTTGCTCAATATGTATGTAGTATATCTGGGTGTAGAAAGTATTCGAAAGTTACTCGTGTTCAAAGCTATTTTTCTTCCCTTTGCTGCATTAGCATTATTGTTTTGGGCCATAGCTGCGGCCGATGGTTTGGGGCCTATACTTATGCAACCCAGTAAGTTTGAAACAAACGCACAGTTTTGGAAATTTTTCTTTCCTGCACTTACCGGTATGGTTGGCTTTTGGGCCACTTTATCGCTCAATATTCCAGACTTTACCCGTTATGCAATAAGTCAAAAAGCACAAGTTAGAGGACAGGCCATAGGATTGCCTCCATCTATGACCTTGTTTGCATTTGTTGGCGTAGTAGTTAGCAGTGCCACGGTGATTGTATACGATGAAATGATTTGGGACCCGCTGGTGCTTGCCGGTAAATTCGACAGTAAATTGCTGGTGTCATTAGCGATGATAGCGGTGGCAATCTCAACACTTGCCACTAACATTGCTGCTAATATTGTAAGCCCCGCAAATGACTTCGCAAATCTGGCACCCCACCGTATAAGTTTTCGTATGGGAGGTTACATCACCGGTATTGTTGGAATTTTTATTTTTCCCTGGAAACTGGTAGCCGATCCCAATGGATATATTTTTACTTGGCTTATTGCTTACTCAAGTTTACTGGGACCAGTGGGCGGCATCATGATTGCCGATTATTTATTTATACGAAAAAAAGAATTATTTGTAACCGAGCTCTATTCGCTTGATGGCCGATATACATATCATAATGGCGTGAATACCCATGCTATTGTGGCTTTGCTTGCCGGCATTATTCCAAACATTTTTGGCTTCCTTGTAACCATTGGCGCTGTGGAGGAAACCACTTTCCCTAAATGGATTAGTGAGTTATATCATTATGCCTGGTTTGTTGGATTTGCAGTATCTTTGATTACATATTTGCTTCTCATGAAACGAAATGCAAACGCATCGAAGTGA